The Syngnathus typhle isolate RoL2023-S1 ecotype Sweden linkage group LG1, RoL_Styp_1.0, whole genome shotgun sequence genome includes a window with the following:
- the jakmip1 gene encoding LOW QUALITY PROTEIN: janus kinase and microtubule-interacting protein 1 (The sequence of the model RefSeq protein was modified relative to this genomic sequence to represent the inferred CDS: inserted 2 bases in 1 codon; substituted 1 base at 1 genomic stop codon), which produces MSSATPLVAPPLKNXFEKFXGMADPVQANNEELRSKMMDIQIELQQERGKVCKLRERLQEQRQARELEQHKHAVALTDLRAKLHEEKLRETAAAREALARQHEAELARTIKIRDNEVQRLQGLVHALRDGAADKLKNALLGEAREEARRAFDGERLKLQQEIQELKAAKKQADEALATALQADKAKAADLRTAYQQHQDEVHRIKRDCEKDIRRLMDELKAKDRVACALERELGMQAGYAQKLQLQKEALGEQLVHVREAERHNHGSPKREVVPGLGDNSDLLNNQETEERDTRRFQLKIAELHSIIRKLEDRNALLADERNELLKRVREAESQMKPMFEKNKRLSKKNDDVLQTLQRMEEKLKNLSRENAEMKEKASRPPLRHQTHQNQLKRPSSLTDLSHAHEEQEVEFLKLQIAEQRSIIDELTQERERLATGKKTRRKPLKLTKRHVVETYFGFDEESVESETSSLTSFNTDFTDRTPATPEEELEESVSREESELRFRQLTREYQALQRAYALLQEQTGGSLDAEREARTREQLQAELSGCQAKIVDLEKVLVERGQDSKWVEEKQHLLRTNQDLHEKMRAMQQAESRLQAEVQDARDQNELLEFRVLELEERERRSPALNLHMSAFPENSSSSLQVYCRQEGVKDVVIPELMKKLDILGDNGVCEHTNLRNEEQVAVIQAGTVISLCEKWLKQVDNTEAALTQKMIDLENDKELFSKQKGFLEEELDYRKQALDQAYMRIEELEATLYSALQQEQPSCQAVAESLTDRQREELRLAVDKLRRHILRQSRQYDSQILQERMELLQQAQQRIRELEDRIDLQKRQIKEIEEKVFLMS; this is translated from the exons ATGTCGTCCGCCACACCGCTCGTGGCCCCGCCCCTTAAGAA ATTTGAGAAATTCTAGGGGATGGCTGACCCGGTTCAGGCCAACAACGAGGAGCTTAGGAGCAAAATGATGGACATCCAGATTGAGCTGCAGCAGGAGCGTGGCAAG GTGTGTAAGCTGCGTGAGCGGCTCCAAGAGCAGCGTCAGGCTCGGGAGCTGGAGCAGCACAAGCATGCTGTGGCACTCACTGACTTGCGCGCCAAACTCCATGAGGAGAAGCTCCGCGAGACCGCAGCCGCACGCGAAGCTCTGGCACGGCAGCATGAAGCGGAGCTGGCTAGAACTATTAAGATCCGCGACAATGAAGTACAGAGGCTCCAGGGACTTGTGCACGCCCTGAGAGACGGAGCCGCCGACAAGCTCAAAAATGCTCTTCTCGGCGAGGCCCGAGAAGAGGCCAGGAGAGCCTTTGATGGAGAGAGGCTAAAGCTACAACAAGAG ATTCAAGAATTAAAGGCAGCCAAGAAGCAGGCCGACGAGGCCCTGGCCACTGCATTGCAAGCTGATAAAGCCAAAGCAGCTGATCTGAGGACAGCTTACCAGCAGCACCAGGATGAAGTGCACCGCATAAAACGTGACTGTGAGAAAGACATCCGACGACTG ATGGATGAGCTCAAGGCCAAGGACCGTGTGGCGTGTGCCTTGGAGAGAGAGCTGGGGATGCAGGCCGGCTATGCCCAGAAGCTCCAACTCCAGAAGGAAGCCCTGGGTGAGCAACTGGTTCACGTACGGGAGGCCGAAAGACACAACCATGGCAGCCCCAAGAGAGAGGTGGTGCCTGGCCTTGGGGACAACTCAGACCTCCTCAACAACCAG GAGACGGAGGAGCGTGACACTAGGAGGTTCCAGCTGAAGATAGCAGAGCTCCACTCCATCATCAGGAAGCTGGAGGACAGAAATGCACTGCTGGCAGATGAGAGGAATGAACTT CTGAAAAGAGTTCGAGAGGCAGAGAGCCAGATGAAGCCCATGTTTGAAAAGAACAAACGTCTGTCCAAGAAGAATGATGATGTCCTGCAAACACTGCAGCGAATGGAGGAGAAACTGAAAAACTTGAGTCGAGAGAACGCTGAGATG AAAGAAAAAGCTTCCCGTCCTCCGTTGCGGCACCAGACCCATCAAAACCAACTAAAGCGGCCCAGTTCCCTGACAGACTTAAGCCACGCCCACGAGGAGCAGGAAGTAGAGTTTCTCAAGCTCCAGATTGCAGAACAACGCAGTATCATTGACGAACTCACGCag GAACGTGAGCGTTTGGCGACGGGCAAAAAGACGAGGCGAAAACCTCTCAAACTAACCAAA AGGCATGTTGTGGAGACATATTTTGGATTTGATGAGGAATCCGTTGAGTCTGAAACTTCCTCTCTGACCTCCTTTAACACTGACTTCACTGACCGTACGCCTGCCACTCCAGAGGAGGAATTAGAGGAG AGCGTCTCTCGTGAGGAGTCGGAGCTTCGCTTTCGTCAGCTCACCAGAGAATACCAGGCTCTCCAGCGGGCCTATGCCCTCCTTCAAGAGCAGACGGGAGGTTCTCTCGATGCTGAGAGGGAAGCCAGG ACGCGTGAGCAGCTCCAGGCAGAGCTCAGCGGATGCCAGGCCAAGATCGTTGACCTAGAGAAGGTCCTGGTGGAGCGGGGGCAG GATTCAAAGTGGGTGGAAGAGAAGCAGCACTTGCTCAGGACGAACCAGGATCTTCACGAAAAG ATGCGTGCAATGCAGCAGGCGGAGTCGCGGCTGCAGGCCGAGGTTCAGGATGCTCGAGACCAAAACGAGCTGCTGGAATTCCGGGTGCTAGAACTGGAA GAAAGAGAGCGAAGGTCTCCGGCCCTCAATCTTCACATGTCTGCATTCCCTGAGAACAGTAGCAGTTCCCTGCAGGTCTACTGCCGCCAGGAGGGAGTCAAG GATGTAGTCATTCCCGAACTAATGAAGAAACTGGATATCCTTGGCGATAACGGGGTGTGTGAGCATACT AACCTCCGAAATGAGGAGCAGGTTGCAGTGATCCAAGCTGGCACAGTTATATCTCTGTGTGAAAAG TGGTTAAAACAGGTTGACAACACAGAGGCAGCTCTCACGCAGAAAATGATTGACTTGGAAAACGACAAG GAGCTGTTTAGCAAGCAGAAGGGTTTCCTTGAGGAGGAGTTGGACTACAGAAAGCAGGCCTTGGACCAGGCCTACATG AGGATCGAGGAGTTGGAGGCTACGCTGTATAGCGCTCTGCAGCAGGAGCAGCCGTCATGCCAGGCGGTGGCCGAGTCGCTGACAGACAGGCAGAGGGAGGAGCTGAGGCTTGCTGTGGACAAGCTGCGGCGTCACATTCTCCGGCAGAGCCGGCAGTATGACAGTCAGATCTTACAGGAGCGTATGGAGCTCCTACAGCAGGCCCAACAG AGAATTAGAGAACTGGAGGACAGGATCGACTTGCAAAAGAGGCAAATAAAGGAAATAGAAGAAAAGGTATTTCTTATGTCATAG